One window from the genome of Ananas comosus cultivar F153 linkage group 13, ASM154086v1, whole genome shotgun sequence encodes:
- the LOC109719774 gene encoding pectinesterase 3-like produces MAPLLLFSLLALGLSLRPLAATPSPASPIVVDDDLRRLCSHTSFPDMCLRSLSAKPECNSTNPKAVAGLSIRVAAEAAAAAAAFVSDHLNVAATNETRLWQCLDDCSDFLEDAVEQLDDATVAADVGALDDAHAFLTAAIADADTCDQGCGKKVEAAVTAPATEEVVQALAGATEEFRKFCKISISLTTLSLDANVKI; encoded by the coding sequence AtggctcctctccttctcttctccctcctcgCCCTCGGCCTCAGCCTCCGTCCTCTCGCCGCAACGCCATCCCCCGCATCACCCATCGTCGTTGACGACGACCTCCGTCGGCTCTGCAGCCACACGTCATTCCCTGACATGTGCCTGCGGAGCCTCTCCGCTAAGCCTGAGTGCAACTCTACGAACCCCAAGGCCGTGGCGGGCCTCTCCATCCGCGTCGCGGCCGAGgcggccgccgctgccgccgccttcGTCTCGGACCACCTCAACGTCGCGGCTACGAACGAGACGCGGCTGTGGCAGTGCCTCGACGACTGCTCCGACTTCCTCGAGGACGCTGTGGAGCAGCTCGACGACGCGACGGTGGCCGCCGACGTCGGCGCGCTCGACGACGCCCACGCGTTCCTCACGGCGGCcatcgccgacgccgacacctgCGACCAAGGGTGCGGGAAGAAAGTAGAGGCGGCGGTGACGGCACCGGCGACGGAGGAGGTGGTGCAGGCGCTGGCCGGCGCGACGGAGGAGTTCAGGAAGTTTTGCAagatctctatctctctcactACACTCTCCTTAGATGCAAAtgttaagatttaa